One Nicotiana sylvestris chromosome 12, ASM39365v2, whole genome shotgun sequence genomic window carries:
- the LOC104219606 gene encoding zeatin O-glucosyltransferase-like, which produces MAKTSNLENHDQEKVAVVMVPLPAQGHLNQLLHLSRLISAYHLPLHYVGTTTHTRQAKIRVQGWDPHSISNIHFHEFSTPSCEIPPPNPQSSTKFPSQLMPSFHATCHLRDPITSLLRELARCNKRVIVIYDSLIAWVLQDAPFIANVECYSFRSISALNIHSLALEFAGKSTEPNLPSIEGCFTQEFSEFSRVQTEFRELVNSGDLYNSCYEIEGLYLDLLAKEKSASHKQWAVGPLNPVIPYDKKDSNKRHKCLEWLDKQEPNSVIFVSFGTTTSLSDNEIEELAIGLEQRQQKFIWVLRDADKGDIFTGDVRKVELPKGYEERVIGRGLIVRDWAPQLEILGHLSTGGFMSHCGWNSCMESISMGVPIIAWPMHSDQPRNAFLVTNVLKIGVVLKDWALREELVTSVMVEECVKRLMDSVEGDKMRERAVELRQSVVDGGGSHKEMDSFITHITR; this is translated from the coding sequence ATGGCTAAAACTAGCAATCTTGAAAATCATGACCAAGAGAAGGTAGCTGTAGTAATGGTGCCACTTCCAGCACAAGGTCATCTGAACCAACTCCTCCACCTCTCGCGGCTCATCTCCGCCTATCACCTCCCACTCCATTACGTCGGAACCACCACTCacacccgtcaagcaaaaattcgAGTTCAAGGGTGGGACCCACATTCCATATCTAACATTCATTTTCACGAATTTTCCACCCCATCTTGTGAAATTCCACCTCCTAATCCACAATCCTCAACCAAATTTCCATCCCAACTTATGCCATCTTTTCATGCCACGTGTCATCTCCGCGACCCAATCACTTCTCTTTTACGTGAACTCGCGAGGTGCAACAAACGAGTGATAGTTATTTATGATTCTTTAATAGCTTGGGTCCTTCAAGATGCACCTTTTATAGCAAATGTTGAGTGCTATAGCTTTCGTAGCATCTCAGCTCTTAATATTCACTCACTCGCCCTGGAATTTGCTGGAAAATCTACTGAGCCAAACCTTCCTTCAATAGAAGGCTGCTTTACCCAAGAATTCTCAGAATTTTCCAGAGTACAAACAGAGTTCAGGGAACTTGTTAACTCTGGCGATTTATACAATTCTTGCTATGAAATTGAAGGATTGTATCTTGATTTGCTTGCAAAAGAAAAATCTGCAAGTCATAAACAATGGGCTGTTGGTCCATTAAATCCAGTGATACCATATGACAAAAAAGATTCAAATAAACGCCATAAATGCCTCGAGTGGCTCGACAAACAAGAACCAAATTCTGTCATTTTTGTGTCTTTTGGTACAACAACTTCACTTTCAGATAATGAAATTGAAGAGCTAGCAATTGGGTTGGAACAAAGGCAGCAAAAGTTCATATGGGTATTGAGAGATGCAGATAAAGGCGATATTTTTACAGGGGATGTTAGAAAAGTTGAGTTACCAAAAGGGtatgaagaaagagtgatagGAAGAGGACTTATAGTGAGAGACTGGGCTCCACAATTGGAAATTTTGGGACATTTATCGACAGGCGGATTCATGAGTCATTGTGGATGGAATTCTTGCATGGAAAGTATTTCAATGGGAGTGCCAATAATAGCTTGGCCAATGCATTCGGATCAGCCAAGAAATGCGTTTTTGGTGACGAATGTGTTGAAAATTGGCGTAGTGCTGAAGGATTGGGCACTCAGAGAAGAGTTGGTGACTTCAGTTATGGTAGAAGAATGTGTTAAAAGATTGATGGATTCAGTAGAAGGAGATAAGATGAGAGAAAGGGCTGTAGAGTTGAGGCAATCTGTTGTAGATGGCGGTGGCAGTCACAAGGAGATGGACTCTTTCATCACACACATCACAAGATAA